From the Streptomyces syringium genome, one window contains:
- a CDS encoding DUF1295 domain-containing protein encodes MAALALMAFVLVLFVGSRWIPGRSVPAAVTEDTGAPRAYRLNGAWLFALTASAVAGCWLWAPRVLAWPERHWGELLLAANVFAFALAWLLFLTGGRRTRAASRVPGWRRGPADYFYGVELNPVWAGVDLKFFSYRPSLIGLFVLNVSAMAAHYADQGSVSGRMLLYQLFFFVYLTNYFQFEAGMVYTWDLLAERFGWGLVWGDYVLVPFFYGIGGRTLIDVQKPLPLWLGAMCCVLFVFGFWLFRGANEQKHRFKTAGATTIWGRPVETLGGKLLVSGFWGIGRKLNYTGELLVYLSWTLLCGAESVLPYLLPAFLLLLFVHRAHRDDHRCRAKYGELWDEYCRRARFRMFPFVY; translated from the coding sequence ATGGCCGCTCTTGCCCTGATGGCTTTCGTCCTGGTGTTGTTCGTGGGTTCCCGCTGGATTCCCGGGCGGTCGGTGCCGGCAGCGGTGACGGAGGATACGGGGGCGCCGCGGGCCTATCGCCTCAACGGTGCGTGGCTCTTCGCGCTGACCGCGAGCGCCGTGGCGGGCTGCTGGCTCTGGGCGCCGCGGGTTCTCGCCTGGCCGGAACGGCACTGGGGAGAGCTTCTCCTGGCGGCCAACGTGTTCGCGTTCGCGCTGGCCTGGCTGCTGTTCCTCACCGGTGGGCGCCGGACGCGGGCCGCGTCCCGGGTGCCCGGATGGCGCCGTGGCCCGGCCGACTATTTCTACGGCGTGGAGCTGAATCCCGTATGGGCGGGGGTGGATCTGAAATTCTTCTCCTATCGCCCCTCCCTCATCGGTCTCTTCGTGCTCAACGTGTCCGCTATGGCTGCCCACTACGCGGACCAGGGATCGGTAAGCGGCCGGATGCTGCTCTACCAGCTCTTCTTCTTCGTCTACCTGACGAACTATTTCCAGTTCGAGGCCGGCATGGTGTACACGTGGGACCTCCTCGCCGAGAGATTCGGATGGGGGCTGGTGTGGGGGGACTACGTTCTCGTACCGTTCTTCTACGGAATCGGCGGACGCACGCTCATCGACGTACAGAAACCCCTTCCCCTATGGCTGGGTGCGATGTGCTGCGTGCTGTTCGTCTTCGGCTTCTGGCTCTTCCGCGGAGCGAACGAGCAGAAGCACCGCTTCAAAACCGCTGGAGCGACCACCATCTGGGGCCGTCCGGTCGAGACGCTGGGGGGCAAGCTCCTGGTGTCGGGGTTCTGGGGCATCGGCAGGAAGCTCAACTACACCGGCGAACTGCTGGTGTACCTCAGCTGGACGCTGCTGTGCGGCGCCGAATCCGTCCTGCCGTACCTGCTCCCGGCCTTCCTCCTGCTCCTGTTCGTCCATCGGGCGCACCGTGACGACCACCGCTGCCGCGCCAAGTACGGCGAGCTCTGGGACGAGTACTGCCGCCGTGCCAGGTTCCGGATGTTCCCGTTCGTCTACTGA
- a CDS encoding ferric reductase-like transmembrane domain-containing protein has product MSPDAASASGSQEGVREPDGPRRRGGPALKADARSAVPDVCAALAVTATVFLFLFARVRSGESSTVAVMPFMKDAGAYWMYFLSQAFGWSGLLWAWITIMLGLLLSGPRPGRLPISRAGLERWHRVTSLTTLALMVAHALMFAAELVRYKAESTWTERFWEAFVDTFVPGGYSSGTGRLAIPIGQGALYLAIPLGLLFYVRHRIGPHTWRRLHRFIVVVYVLSVWHTLLYGTNVWYAEWPRTALWLLQLPVAALLLLRLLRPARRAERLTWPGRRGGGTDRPSPPRLPAWAARVAGRVAVGAVLVGLVAVVASGHDGGRERPAPAPSPQAPHDHGSD; this is encoded by the coding sequence ATGAGTCCTGACGCGGCATCCGCTTCCGGCAGTCAAGAGGGCGTACGCGAGCCCGACGGTCCTCGGCGTCGCGGCGGGCCCGCGCTGAAGGCCGACGCACGGTCCGCCGTACCCGATGTCTGCGCCGCCTTGGCCGTCACCGCGACCGTGTTCCTGTTCCTCTTCGCGCGCGTGCGCTCGGGGGAGTCCTCGACGGTCGCGGTCATGCCCTTCATGAAGGACGCCGGCGCCTACTGGATGTATTTCCTCAGCCAGGCGTTCGGCTGGTCGGGACTGCTGTGGGCCTGGATCACGATCATGCTCGGGCTGCTCCTCTCCGGTCCCCGGCCCGGCCGGCTGCCGATCTCCAGGGCCGGGCTCGAACGCTGGCACCGTGTCACCAGCCTCACCACCCTGGCGCTGATGGTCGCCCACGCCTTGATGTTCGCGGCGGAACTCGTGCGCTACAAAGCGGAATCGACGTGGACCGAGCGCTTCTGGGAAGCGTTCGTGGACACCTTCGTGCCCGGCGGATACTCCTCGGGAACCGGTCGGCTCGCCATCCCCATCGGGCAGGGAGCCCTCTATCTCGCCATCCCCCTGGGCCTGCTCTTCTACGTCCGGCACCGTATAGGCCCGCACACCTGGCGCAGGCTGCACCGCTTCATCGTCGTCGTCTACGTCCTCAGCGTCTGGCACACCCTGCTGTACGGCACCAACGTCTGGTACGCCGAGTGGCCGCGCACCGCGCTGTGGCTGCTGCAACTCCCCGTCGCCGCGCTGCTCCTGCTCCGGCTGCTGCGCCCCGCCCGCCGCGCCGAACGGCTCACGTGGCCCGGCCGGCGCGGAGGCGGCACCGACCGGCCGTCTCCGCCCCGGCTCCCGGCATGGGCAGCCCGGGTGGCGGGCCGGGTCGCGGTCGGCGCGGTGCTCGTGGGCCTCGTCGCCGTGGTCGCCTCGGGTCACGACGGCGGCCGGGAACGCCCCGCACCCGCCCCCTCGCCGCAGGCGCCGCACGACCACGGCTCGGACTGA
- a CDS encoding MMPL family transporter: MVGTVAMGLFGTAGLDRLSNTGAAPSGSPAARDSATLGERHGFSDPDLVLLLSAPSDVRSSGVAAVGRAVEEDIRRSPGVGTVSSYWSAKDPDLISRDTRSALVTADLTGDEALRAKTAQRLVTALGDHRGPVKITPTGTAWTHAETLEDNRADLLRAELISAPACALLLLFVFRSLVAALLPVISALIATAGTLAFLRLLTSFTEVSVYASNIATALGLGLAVDYGILVVSRFREESAAGAPPRDAIARSVRTAGSSVVVSASIVLVSISALLLFPFLFLRSAAWAAIAVVVFSAAASVTVVPALLALLGRHIDRFDLFARLRRHGAFGPEGSQGWRRVALAVTRRPVAAALAGTCVLAALSLPAWHVTLGPDSADDLPQHSRTRTAAVAIRHDFASAPERELLVGLPRGTPPEDVEGYARSVSALPQAAAVRTLTGHSPGGPVLVVTSRSDPGAEESAALVQRLRTLPAHGHVLVAGEAAQAVDTLSAIRRASPWCCGLIAAATFVLMALFTRSLLVPLKAVVVAVASLTATLGCLVYVFQDGHLRDVVGDFHVPGYLFATTTVFLLATAYALSVDYEVFIVARIKEEYLASGDNTSAVVVGMQRTGRLVTAASLVFAAAMAGPATSEVASLKLTGVGLALAVLVDAVVVRGALVPGLMTLAGQANWWLPGGRRAVSGMPKGRGRRP, from the coding sequence GTGGTCGGCACCGTGGCGATGGGCCTGTTCGGCACAGCCGGTCTGGACCGGCTCAGCAACACCGGTGCGGCCCCGTCCGGATCCCCCGCCGCCCGGGACAGCGCCACGCTCGGGGAGCGCCATGGCTTCTCCGACCCCGACCTGGTGCTGCTGCTGAGTGCCCCGTCGGACGTACGCTCGTCGGGGGTCGCGGCGGTGGGCCGTGCGGTGGAGGAGGACATCCGGCGGTCGCCGGGTGTCGGCACCGTCTCCTCGTACTGGAGCGCGAAGGACCCCGATCTGATCTCCCGGGACACGCGTTCGGCACTGGTCACCGCCGACCTGACCGGTGACGAGGCACTCAGGGCGAAGACCGCCCAAAGGCTGGTCACCGCCCTCGGCGACCACCGCGGGCCGGTGAAGATCACGCCCACCGGAACGGCATGGACACACGCCGAGACCCTGGAGGACAACCGCGCCGACCTCCTCAGGGCGGAGCTGATCTCCGCGCCGGCCTGTGCCCTCCTTCTCCTCTTCGTCTTCCGATCCCTCGTCGCAGCGCTGCTGCCGGTCATCAGTGCGCTGATCGCCACGGCGGGCACCCTGGCCTTTCTCCGGCTGCTGACCTCCTTCACCGAGGTCTCGGTGTACGCCTCGAACATCGCCACCGCTCTGGGGCTCGGCCTGGCGGTGGACTACGGCATCCTGGTGGTCTCACGCTTTCGCGAGGAATCCGCGGCCGGCGCCCCTCCGCGGGATGCCATCGCTCGCAGCGTCCGCACGGCGGGCAGCTCCGTCGTCGTCTCGGCGAGCATCGTGCTGGTATCCATTTCCGCCTTGCTGCTCTTCCCCTTCCTGTTCCTGCGCTCGGCCGCCTGGGCCGCGATCGCGGTGGTGGTCTTCTCCGCAGCGGCGTCCGTGACCGTGGTCCCGGCCCTGCTGGCGCTCCTCGGACGGCACATCGACCGGTTCGACCTGTTCGCTCGCCTCCGCAGGCACGGCGCTTTCGGCCCCGAAGGAAGCCAGGGCTGGCGCCGAGTGGCTCTGGCCGTCACCCGACGGCCTGTCGCAGCCGCACTCGCCGGCACCTGCGTGCTGGCCGCGCTGTCCCTGCCCGCATGGCATGTCACCCTTGGCCCGGACAGCGCTGACGATCTCCCCCAGCACAGCAGGACCCGTACGGCAGCTGTGGCGATCCGTCATGACTTCGCCTCGGCACCGGAGCGAGAACTGCTCGTCGGCCTTCCGCGAGGGACACCGCCCGAGGACGTCGAGGGCTACGCCCGTAGCGTGTCGGCGCTGCCCCAGGCGGCCGCCGTCCGCACCCTCACCGGTCACTCCCCGGGCGGCCCGGTGCTGGTCGTCACTTCACGTTCCGACCCTGGGGCGGAGGAATCGGCGGCCCTGGTACAGCGGCTGCGCACTCTTCCTGCCCACGGTCATGTCCTCGTCGCCGGGGAGGCGGCGCAGGCGGTGGACACCCTGTCCGCCATTCGGCGTGCTTCACCCTGGTGCTGTGGCCTCATTGCGGCTGCGACGTTCGTGCTCATGGCGCTGTTCACCCGCAGCTTGCTGGTACCGCTCAAGGCCGTGGTGGTGGCGGTGGCAAGCCTGACGGCGACGCTGGGCTGTCTGGTGTACGTGTTCCAGGACGGGCACCTGCGGGATGTCGTCGGTGACTTCCACGTCCCCGGGTACCTCTTCGCCACGACGACCGTCTTCCTGCTGGCGACCGCCTACGCGCTGTCGGTGGATTACGAGGTCTTCATCGTCGCGCGTATCAAGGAGGAGTATCTCGCGTCAGGTGACAACACCTCGGCTGTCGTCGTGGGAATGCAGCGAACAGGCCGACTGGTCACGGCAGCGTCTCTTGTCTTCGCCGCCGCCATGGCCGGACCCGCGACCTCTGAGGTCGCCTCGCTCAAACTGACCGGGGTGGGACTGGCTCTGGCTGTCCTGGTGGACGCCGTGGTGGTGCGGGGGGCTCTGGTGCCCGGTCTGATGACTCTCGCGGGCCAGGCGAACTGGTGGTTGCCGGGAGGCAGGCGAGCGGTGTCAGGAATGCCGAAGGGGCGCGGACGCCGCCCCTGA